The Pantoea vagans genome includes a window with the following:
- a CDS encoding AraC family transcriptional regulator produces the protein MLIHPNDKLTFCGDPRAEELRQRLQQPDAPKVIAASLSKQLDRESRTHHHAAGQLYCLKQGMMTVNTPSGIFANPPRLVGWIPPHFEHAIIGPGRVLGWTVLVDEALTAPLPKRPVLLSCPSVLEPLAERLASLSPDSWGSERYNRLCDVFLDELYESTEHALTLPLPEEPRLRQIARLLMDDPGDARTGPELAQWAGLSPRSLSRHWASAVGMSLSRYRQVSRLLKSLEGLAAGKSVQQVAWQVGFDSVSSYISAFRSAFGSTPGKYLTPPAASALAASEDS, from the coding sequence ATGCTCATCCATCCCAACGACAAGCTCACCTTCTGCGGCGATCCGCGTGCGGAAGAGTTGCGCCAACGGCTGCAACAGCCGGATGCGCCCAAAGTGATTGCGGCGTCGTTATCCAAGCAGTTGGATCGGGAAAGCCGCACCCATCACCACGCGGCGGGCCAGCTTTACTGCCTGAAACAGGGGATGATGACGGTGAACACGCCGTCGGGGATTTTTGCCAATCCACCGCGCTTGGTGGGTTGGATTCCGCCGCACTTTGAACACGCGATTATCGGGCCAGGCCGGGTGCTGGGCTGGACGGTGTTGGTGGATGAAGCGCTGACCGCACCGCTTCCCAAGCGTCCGGTGCTACTCTCCTGCCCTTCGGTGCTGGAACCCTTGGCCGAGCGGCTGGCAAGCTTGTCGCCTGATAGCTGGGGCAGCGAGCGCTATAACCGCTTGTGCGATGTGTTTCTGGATGAACTGTACGAATCCACCGAACATGCCTTAACGCTGCCGCTGCCTGAAGAGCCGCGACTGCGGCAGATTGCACGTCTGCTGATGGACGATCCCGGGGATGCGCGCACCGGGCCGGAACTGGCACAGTGGGCTGGGCTCAGCCCGCGCAGTTTGAGTCGCCACTGGGCCAGCGCGGTGGGCATGAGCTTGTCGCGTTACCGCCAGGTCTCGCGGCTACTGAAATCACTGGAAGGGCTGGCTGCGGGTAAAAGCGTGCAGCAGGTGGCCTGGCAGGTTGGCTTTGATAGCGTCAGCAGTTATATCAGCGCTTTTCGCAGCGCATTTGGTTCGACGCCGGGCAAATACCTTACGCCGCCTGCCGCGTCTGCGCTTGCAGCATCAGAAGACTCGTAG
- a CDS encoding helix-turn-helix domain-containing protein — translation MDIHAACMHQLMQWIEDNIEQRLILETVARRVGYSQWHLQRLFRSHTGIALGTYIRERKLTASAIALVNSNMPLMEIAIKYGFESQQTWCRTFRRMYHLPPGAFRRKYQHSLPEIDGPTSLLMLQAQTRQAA, via the coding sequence ATGGATATTCACGCAGCCTGTATGCATCAACTGATGCAGTGGATCGAAGACAACATTGAACAGCGATTGATTCTGGAAACCGTGGCGCGACGCGTCGGCTATTCGCAGTGGCACTTGCAGCGTTTGTTCCGCAGCCACACTGGCATTGCGTTAGGGACTTATATTCGAGAGCGCAAACTCACGGCCTCGGCGATTGCCTTAGTGAATAGCAACATGCCGCTGATGGAGATAGCGATCAAATATGGTTTTGAGTCGCAGCAGACGTGGTGTCGCACCTTCCGCCGCATGTACCATCTGCCGCCCGGTGCGTTTCGCCGTAAATATCAGCACAGCCTGCCAGAGATTGATGGGCCTACGAGTCTTCTGATGCTGCAAGCGCAGACGCGGCAGGCGGCGTAA
- a CDS encoding Rrf2 family transcriptional regulator, whose product MPRDNRMSRSLHALIHLDRHVKRATSEAMAKMLGTNPVVVRRMMSGLREKGYVVSEKGHGGGWELRVELNAITLLDVYQAIGSPALFSIGPAADPSPCLVEHAVDERLDQALNEAEVVLLNRFSQITVADIADDYLSKMAKLGLEAEPHPLCSDES is encoded by the coding sequence ATGCCCCGCGACAACCGAATGTCCCGCTCCCTGCACGCGCTGATTCATCTCGATCGGCACGTTAAACGCGCCACGTCTGAAGCCATGGCCAAAATGTTGGGCACTAATCCGGTGGTGGTACGCCGCATGATGTCCGGGCTGCGCGAAAAAGGCTATGTGGTGTCGGAGAAAGGGCACGGCGGTGGCTGGGAGCTTCGGGTAGAGCTAAACGCGATAACGCTGCTCGATGTTTATCAGGCCATTGGCTCACCGGCGCTGTTCAGCATCGGGCCTGCTGCCGATCCCTCGCCGTGTCTGGTGGAGCATGCGGTTGATGAGCGTCTCGACCAGGCACTCAACGAAGCGGAAGTGGTGCTGCTTAATCGCTTTAGCCAAATCACCGTGGCCGATATTGCCGATGATTACCTCAGCAAAATGGCAAAACTGGGGCTGGAAGCCGAGCCCCATCCGCTGTGCAGTGATGAGTCTTAA
- a CDS encoding alpha/beta hydrolase — MKFPHLSAVLFLLYLPAAFANKEIPVWPNEVSGNNKFINFSKNPTNNNRAVTNVDSPEMIYVPPIGKNNHSAVLIIPGGGFSYIMQDAEGLDVAKVLSQKGYSSFVLIYRMPRGGSEVNRNHAFSDVQRAMRMIRGHAADYRIASNQIGVMGFSAGAFLAANVSNSPDANNYTAVDAQDQVSARPDFTALIYPVLSLKNGVTHVGTRTAMYGKDISQADIDQYSQEDRVSGNTPPTFLAQALDDGTASPRNTLQMFDALRKNHVKVEMHLFQQGGHGFGTALKKNIPAKNWLTLFSDWQASLVQKAG, encoded by the coding sequence ATGAAGTTCCCTCATTTATCGGCAGTGCTTTTCTTGTTGTATCTTCCGGCTGCGTTTGCCAATAAGGAAATTCCTGTCTGGCCAAATGAAGTGTCAGGAAATAATAAATTTATTAATTTTAGTAAAAACCCGACCAACAATAATCGCGCTGTCACAAATGTCGATTCTCCAGAAATGATTTATGTTCCACCGATCGGGAAAAATAATCACTCGGCTGTGCTAATCATTCCCGGTGGGGGTTTTTCTTATATTATGCAGGACGCTGAAGGGCTCGATGTGGCAAAGGTGCTGAGCCAAAAAGGGTATTCCTCGTTTGTATTAATTTATCGTATGCCGCGCGGGGGTTCTGAGGTTAACCGGAATCATGCATTTTCTGATGTGCAGCGAGCGATGCGCATGATTCGGGGCCATGCGGCAGACTATCGCATTGCCTCCAATCAGATTGGCGTGATGGGGTTTTCAGCCGGGGCATTCCTCGCCGCCAATGTGAGTAACAGCCCCGACGCCAATAATTACACGGCTGTTGATGCGCAGGATCAGGTTTCCGCACGGCCCGATTTCACCGCACTGATCTATCCGGTGCTGTCACTGAAAAATGGCGTGACACATGTGGGCACACGCACGGCGATGTACGGCAAAGATATCAGCCAGGCTGACATTGATCAGTATTCACAGGAAGACCGTGTAAGCGGCAACACTCCGCCGACATTCCTTGCGCAGGCGCTGGATGATGGCACGGCTTCGCCCAGAAACACGTTACAGATGTTTGATGCCCTGCGTAAAAACCATGTGAAGGTGGAGATGCATCTTTTCCAGCAGGGCGGGCACGGTTTCGGCACCGCACTGAAAAAGAATATTCCGGCCAAAAACTGGCTCACTCTGTTCAGTGACTGGCAAGCGAGCCTGGTGCAGAAAGCGGGATAA
- a CDS encoding EpsG family protein, whose amino-acid sequence MGIYWIISLSLTFVALVEVMLSKNENTAQIRSYVYFVAVVVLFTFGGIRGLGTGLDDFQYRDFFVHFVDKIVIEGFWRTAEEFRYEPAIYAIAGLTRVFTANPDIFIYVFTVIAVCVNAWYFRKLTPLPIVALAVYSAHLFINKDMNQIRFGLCSAFLMGFVYHMSRRSKSGMITTFILSFISHATGIIALLIPMAMIVRKNKYIPILIVVASLPLAFMGSSALIAVLSSHLGGLGDRAMGYANQESTQDQGILTLSNLKNIGFVFIFSFMLLSDRIKNFDPVKFNTYYILVITFAIGAGIRMALQDYASGGRLANYLLQVEPVLISLCIWETKKLKKVAAVAITVLMVLYYLYYNTISSKQSITGYEVSQTFKL is encoded by the coding sequence ATGGGAATTTACTGGATCATAAGTCTTAGCCTGACTTTTGTCGCGCTTGTCGAAGTCATGTTAAGTAAAAATGAAAACACAGCACAAATCAGATCATACGTTTATTTTGTTGCCGTTGTCGTGTTATTTACTTTCGGCGGAATTCGTGGTCTGGGAACAGGTCTGGATGATTTCCAGTATCGTGATTTCTTTGTTCACTTCGTCGATAAAATTGTTATTGAAGGATTCTGGCGTACCGCAGAAGAATTCCGCTACGAACCCGCGATCTACGCCATAGCAGGTCTCACACGTGTATTTACCGCCAATCCCGATATCTTTATCTATGTCTTTACGGTGATCGCGGTCTGCGTCAATGCCTGGTATTTCCGCAAGCTGACACCGCTGCCGATTGTGGCTCTGGCCGTCTACTCTGCTCACCTGTTTATTAACAAAGACATGAACCAGATTCGATTTGGTTTATGTTCCGCGTTCTTAATGGGCTTTGTGTATCATATGTCCCGCCGCAGTAAATCCGGGATGATCACCACCTTTATTCTCTCCTTTATCAGCCACGCAACCGGGATTATTGCCCTGCTCATTCCCATGGCGATGATTGTGAGGAAAAACAAATATATTCCTATTTTGATTGTGGTGGCCAGCTTGCCCCTCGCCTTTATGGGAAGCTCTGCGTTGATTGCTGTGCTTTCCAGCCACCTCGGTGGATTGGGTGACAGGGCAATGGGTTACGCTAACCAAGAATCGACCCAGGATCAGGGTATCCTGACTCTCTCAAACCTGAAGAATATCGGCTTTGTATTTATCTTTAGCTTTATGCTGTTGAGCGACAGAATCAAAAACTTCGACCCGGTGAAGTTTAATACTTATTACATTCTGGTCATCACGTTCGCGATTGGTGCGGGTATCAGGATGGCGCTGCAGGACTACGCCTCCGGTGGCCGACTGGCAAACTACCTGTTGCAAGTTGAACCGGTGCTTATTTCCCTCTGTATTTGGGAAACCAAAAAACTCAAGAAAGTTGCGGCCGTCGCGATTACCGTTTTAATGGTACTCTATTATCTTTATTACAATACCATTTCCAGTAAACAGTCGATAACCGGTTACGAAGTTTCACAAACATTTAAGCTGTAA
- a CDS encoding acyltransferase family protein: MLVHAAEVTRSADIRFLSQFLNSDFAVRGFFAISGFLIAKSYLRSKSLTSYFIKRAQRILPAYIFVIVLCFVIGMCLTTLPLMDFLKNKETIKYLIANFSFLNFIQPSLPGVFTSNPNQPMDGSLWTIKAELTLYVLLPFIVPLMKKSPLKVWSIIFVISCAWFFYFTSLYTGPKADTLAKQFVSLSSFFFFGSLLAIHQPTFDRLKEITIVSLVVFLLFKNTQYSFIIEPIAFSSVVILFCTNLCKEVKISQYGDLSYGMYLYHWPIIQVLQHFGLFATNAFIGLGLTIVITLALAYTSWNVLESRFLKRAHHKQPSIAPPTNIARD, translated from the coding sequence ATGCTGGTGCATGCCGCTGAAGTCACCAGAAGTGCCGATATTCGGTTCCTGTCTCAATTTTTAAATAGTGACTTTGCCGTACGAGGTTTTTTCGCAATAAGTGGATTCCTTATTGCGAAAAGTTACTTAAGAAGTAAATCACTCACGTCCTATTTTATTAAGCGTGCTCAACGTATTCTTCCCGCTTATATCTTCGTCATTGTTCTCTGCTTCGTAATTGGCATGTGTCTGACGACGCTGCCGCTGATGGATTTCCTGAAAAATAAAGAGACCATCAAATATCTGATCGCTAACTTCTCATTCCTGAACTTCATTCAGCCTTCACTGCCGGGTGTGTTTACCAGCAACCCTAACCAGCCGATGGATGGTTCACTGTGGACGATCAAAGCTGAGCTGACACTCTATGTGCTGCTGCCGTTTATCGTACCGCTGATGAAGAAAAGCCCGCTTAAAGTCTGGAGTATCATTTTCGTTATCTCCTGCGCGTGGTTCTTCTACTTCACCTCGCTGTATACCGGGCCGAAGGCTGACACGCTGGCAAAACAGTTTGTTTCACTCTCTTCTTTCTTCTTCTTTGGCAGTCTGTTGGCGATACATCAGCCGACCTTCGATCGCCTGAAGGAGATTACGATTGTGTCTCTGGTGGTGTTCCTGCTGTTCAAGAATACCCAGTATTCCTTCATTATTGAGCCGATCGCCTTCTCGTCCGTGGTGATTCTGTTCTGCACCAACCTGTGCAAAGAGGTCAAGATCAGCCAATACGGTGACCTGTCTTACGGCATGTACCTGTACCACTGGCCGATTATTCAGGTGCTGCAGCATTTTGGTTTGTTTGCCACCAACGCCTTTATCGGCCTGGGATTGACCATCGTGATCACGCTGGCACTGGCTTACACCTCGTGGAATGTGCTGGAGAGCCGTTTCCTGAAGCGCGCACATCACAAACAGCCTTCGATCGCGCCACCGACCAATATCGCACGGGATTGA
- a CDS encoding DDE-type integrase/transposase/recombinase, whose product MPWTETVTMQRLHFILACQAGEKSMTELCHLHGISRKTGYKWLKRFNAEELSSVENRSRARLTQPEKIPPDIAGQLVLFRQQHPDWGPKKIRHWFLNNNADFIVPAASTIGDLLKEEGLVSPRIRRKRTPGNLNELTDANRNNHVWSADFKGRFRLKDGSWCRPFTLTDNHSRYLLCCEPGTSETTTFVRGCMEAAFREGGLPDIIRTDNGSPFVAPGILALTQWSVWLMKLGIKTERTTPGCPGQNARHERMHLSMKTAMSHHDVFGSLSEQRVWCNGWRNEFNREKPHEAHGQVPPAKIWVPSPRSWDGKVPEVNYPEGAKLYKVGEKGDLSLNGRTFLSSALRGEYVRFLEVDDGVDVILFDRVILAYYDRAEKSIIRID is encoded by the coding sequence ATGCCCTGGACTGAGACTGTTACCATGCAACGCCTTCATTTCATCCTCGCCTGTCAGGCAGGCGAGAAATCCATGACCGAGCTTTGCCACCTTCACGGCATTAGTCGAAAAACCGGCTATAAATGGCTTAAGCGATTTAATGCTGAAGAGCTCTCCTCTGTTGAAAATCGCTCCCGTGCCCGTCTCACGCAGCCAGAAAAAATCCCTCCGGATATCGCCGGACAACTCGTCCTCTTTCGCCAGCAGCATCCCGACTGGGGGCCTAAAAAAATTCGCCACTGGTTCCTCAATAACAACGCTGACTTCATCGTTCCCGCGGCCAGCACGATAGGGGACCTTTTGAAAGAAGAAGGGCTGGTTTCTCCACGGATAAGGCGCAAGCGTACGCCGGGAAATCTGAACGAACTCACCGATGCGAACAGGAATAATCACGTCTGGAGCGCTGACTTTAAGGGCCGCTTTCGCCTGAAAGACGGCAGCTGGTGCCGCCCGTTCACCCTCACCGACAACCACAGCCGCTACCTCCTGTGCTGTGAGCCCGGCACGTCAGAGACCACGACATTCGTGCGTGGCTGTATGGAAGCCGCCTTCCGCGAAGGTGGACTCCCCGACATTATCCGCACCGATAACGGCTCTCCCTTCGTCGCGCCGGGCATCCTGGCGCTGACACAGTGGAGCGTGTGGCTGATGAAGTTGGGTATTAAAACAGAAAGAACCACGCCGGGATGTCCGGGGCAAAATGCCCGTCACGAGCGCATGCATCTCTCGATGAAGACCGCGATGAGCCACCATGATGTGTTTGGCTCGCTGTCGGAACAACGGGTGTGGTGTAACGGATGGCGTAATGAGTTCAATCGGGAGAAGCCGCATGAGGCTCATGGACAGGTACCGCCCGCAAAAATATGGGTGCCCTCACCGCGAAGTTGGGATGGAAAAGTGCCTGAGGTGAACTATCCGGAGGGGGCAAAGCTATATAAAGTCGGAGAAAAAGGTGACCTGAGCCTGAACGGGCGCACGTTCCTGAGTTCGGCATTACGGGGTGAGTACGTGAGGTTCCTGGAAGTGGATGACGGAGTTGACGTCATCCTCTTCGACAGGGTGATACTGGCGTATTATGACCGGGCAGAAAAAAGTATTATTCGAATCGACTGA
- the yieH gene encoding 6-phosphogluconate phosphatase yields MSVECVFFDCDGTLVDSEVICTQSYVNTFARYGIELSLQQMFEQYKGVKLYDIVRDVLAQHQKAVPIDEFETAYRAEVARLFDLDLQPIAGAKPLIEQVKVPMCVVSNGTVKKMQHSLGLTGMLPYLDGRLYSGYDINHWKPDPELMYHAAEQMQVPIEKCILVDDSEAGARAGIAAGIPVFYYCADAHNPELDHPLVTRFDDMAQLPDLWRARGWDLV; encoded by the coding sequence ATGTCAGTTGAATGTGTTTTTTTCGATTGCGACGGTACGCTGGTCGATAGTGAAGTGATCTGTACGCAGTCTTACGTCAACACCTTTGCCCGCTACGGTATTGAACTCTCTTTGCAGCAGATGTTTGAGCAGTACAAAGGGGTGAAGCTTTACGACATCGTGCGTGATGTACTCGCACAGCATCAGAAAGCGGTGCCGATCGACGAGTTTGAAACCGCTTATCGCGCTGAAGTGGCGCGACTGTTTGACCTCGATTTACAGCCGATTGCTGGGGCAAAACCGCTGATTGAGCAGGTAAAAGTGCCGATGTGCGTGGTGTCGAACGGCACGGTGAAAAAGATGCAGCATTCACTGGGTTTAACCGGCATGCTGCCGTATCTCGATGGCCGCCTGTATAGCGGTTATGACATCAATCACTGGAAGCCCGATCCGGAATTGATGTACCACGCCGCGGAACAGATGCAGGTGCCGATTGAGAAATGCATTCTGGTGGATGATTCAGAAGCGGGTGCGCGAGCCGGCATTGCGGCGGGTATTCCGGTGTTTTATTACTGCGCTGATGCGCACAATCCTGAACTGGACCACCCGCTGGTGACGCGCTTCGATGATATGGCGCAATTGCCAGATCTGTGGCGCGCCAGAGGGTGGGATTTGGTGTAA
- a CDS encoding NCS2 family permease, with protein sequence MNNQGLLQRMFKLQEHGTTARTEVIAGFTTFLTMVYIVFVNPQILGAAGMDTQAVFVTTCLIAAFGSILMGLVANLPVALAPAMGLNAFFAFVVVGAMGYSWQVGMGAIFWGALGLLILTLLRVRYWMIANIPMSLRVGITAGIGLFIAMMGLKNAGIIVPNADTIVTVGNLTSHSVLLGALGFFIIAILASRNIHAAVLVSIVVTTVIGLVIGDVKFSGVFAAPPAVTSVVGQVDIKGAFNIGMAGVIFSFMLVNLFDSSGTLIGVTDKAGLTDEKGTFPRMKQALYVDSISSVTGSLIGTSSVTAYIESSSGVAIGGRTGLMAVITGILFLLVMFLSPLAAMVPSYAAAGALIYVGVLMTASLSRVRWDDLTEAVPAFVTAAMMPFSFSITEGIALGFISYCVMKLGTGRWREISPCVVIVALLFVLKIAFIDAH encoded by the coding sequence ATGAACAATCAGGGCTTGTTGCAGCGCATGTTTAAGCTGCAGGAACACGGCACAACCGCGCGCACGGAAGTGATCGCCGGTTTCACGACTTTCCTGACGATGGTGTACATCGTCTTCGTTAACCCACAGATCCTTGGCGCAGCCGGCATGGATACCCAGGCGGTATTTGTGACCACCTGCCTGATCGCCGCGTTTGGCAGCATCCTGATGGGGCTGGTGGCAAACCTGCCCGTCGCGCTGGCACCGGCGATGGGCTTAAATGCGTTTTTCGCCTTTGTGGTGGTCGGCGCCATGGGATATTCATGGCAGGTCGGCATGGGCGCGATTTTCTGGGGCGCACTGGGTCTGCTGATTCTTACGCTGCTGCGCGTGCGCTACTGGATGATTGCTAACATCCCGATGAGCCTGCGCGTGGGTATCACAGCCGGTATTGGGCTGTTTATCGCGATGATGGGGCTGAAAAACGCCGGTATCATCGTGCCGAATGCCGATACCATCGTGACGGTCGGCAACCTGACCTCACACAGCGTGCTACTCGGCGCACTCGGCTTCTTCATCATTGCGATTTTGGCTTCACGCAATATTCATGCGGCGGTGCTGGTTTCGATTGTGGTGACCACGGTGATTGGCCTGGTGATTGGCGATGTGAAATTCAGCGGTGTGTTTGCCGCGCCTCCAGCCGTGACGTCCGTGGTGGGCCAGGTCGATATCAAAGGTGCGTTTAACATCGGCATGGCGGGCGTGATCTTCTCCTTTATGTTGGTCAACCTGTTCGACTCTTCCGGTACACTGATTGGCGTGACCGATAAAGCCGGACTCACCGATGAGAAAGGCACCTTCCCGCGTATGAAGCAGGCGCTGTATGTGGATAGCATCAGCTCGGTCACCGGCTCGTTGATTGGCACCTCTTCCGTGACCGCCTACATTGAGAGTTCATCGGGCGTGGCGATTGGTGGCCGCACGGGCTTGATGGCGGTGATCACCGGGATTCTGTTCCTGCTGGTGATGTTCCTGTCGCCGCTGGCCGCGATGGTGCCGTCCTATGCTGCTGCAGGTGCGTTGATCTATGTCGGCGTGCTGATGACTGCGTCGTTGTCGCGTGTGCGCTGGGATGACCTCACCGAAGCGGTGCCGGCATTTGTTACCGCCGCCATGATGCCGTTTAGCTTCTCGATCACCGAAGGTATTGCCTTGGGTTTCATCTCTTACTGTGTGATGAAACTCGGTACCGGCCGCTGGCGTGAAATCAGCCCGTGCGTGGTGATTGTTGCCCTGTTGTTTGTGCTGAAAATCGCGTTTATCGACGCGCATTAA
- a CDS encoding 4'-phosphopantetheinyl transferase family protein, which produces MASHFVRWMGNSPLSSERLRVPQDVISSAERFPDKRRSRFLAARELLAQLMLRVYGIRELPLLTTTSSGRPCFADPNLPDFSIAYAGNMVGVLLAEEGGRAGLDMEIVRAHSRQTQDALTQDLSSGEKAWINAQQDFMEAVTQIWTLRQSILKLTGEAESGIGTLQLHPAAGRLRSSVFPDIQAVCDAEPMLVWSCALSPGTERLCLWEIDAQHQWQPLRDVEMNKPNIGPRSLRLTSLVSTPQEISHP; this is translated from the coding sequence ATGGCTAGTCATTTTGTACGTTGGATGGGAAATTCGCCGCTCTCTTCAGAGCGACTGCGAGTTCCACAGGATGTGATTAGCAGCGCTGAGCGCTTCCCTGATAAGCGCCGCAGCCGCTTTCTTGCCGCACGCGAATTGCTGGCGCAGCTGATGCTACGCGTCTATGGCATTCGTGAACTGCCGCTGCTCACCACCACCAGCAGTGGCCGCCCCTGTTTTGCCGATCCTAACCTCCCTGACTTTAGTATTGCCTACGCGGGCAATATGGTTGGCGTGCTACTGGCAGAAGAAGGTGGGCGTGCCGGGTTGGATATGGAGATTGTGCGTGCTCACAGCCGTCAGACGCAGGATGCCTTAACACAGGATCTCTCCTCAGGTGAGAAAGCCTGGATTAATGCGCAGCAGGATTTTATGGAAGCGGTGACGCAAATCTGGACCCTGCGTCAAAGTATTCTCAAGCTGACCGGAGAAGCGGAGAGCGGGATCGGTACCTTGCAGTTGCATCCGGCCGCGGGCCGTCTGCGTTCCAGCGTATTCCCCGATATTCAGGCGGTGTGTGATGCCGAACCAATGCTGGTGTGGTCGTGCGCGCTTTCTCCCGGCACCGAGCGTCTGTGTCTGTGGGAGATTGATGCCCAGCACCAGTGGCAGCCGCTGCGAGACGTGGAAATGAACAAGCCGAATATCGGTCCGCGCTCACTGCGCCTCACCAGTTTGGTGAGCACGCCACAAGAAATCAGCCATCCATAA
- a CDS encoding flavin reductase family protein, whose translation MSLASLTRQESISLDEFRHGMRRLTAGVSLVTTEFQGEKLGLIATSVSSLAAEPPSLLVCVNRSASSHDAFVNAGHFAVNVLREQHDDLCAQFSQSARRAERFQSGEWQTLNTGAPVLADALVSFDCQLEKVVEWNTHSVLLARIVGISLPGEAAEPMIYFNSGFHRLGD comes from the coding sequence ATGTCACTAGCCTCACTTACTCGCCAGGAATCGATCTCTCTGGATGAATTTCGTCATGGTATGCGTCGCTTAACCGCGGGCGTGTCATTGGTTACCACCGAGTTTCAGGGCGAAAAGCTGGGGCTGATTGCCACGTCAGTTAGCTCACTGGCTGCCGAGCCACCAAGTTTGCTGGTGTGCGTTAATCGTAGCGCATCCAGCCACGATGCTTTCGTCAATGCGGGCCACTTTGCCGTGAACGTATTGCGTGAGCAGCACGACGATTTATGCGCCCAGTTCAGCCAGTCTGCGCGTCGTGCAGAACGCTTCCAGAGCGGCGAATGGCAAACGTTGAATACGGGCGCACCGGTATTGGCTGATGCGCTGGTGAGTTTTGACTGTCAGTTGGAAAAGGTGGTGGAGTGGAACACGCATAGCGTACTGCTGGCGCGTATCGTCGGCATCTCGCTGCCGGGCGAAGCGGCAGAGCCCATGATTTACTTTAACAGCGGTTTTCATCGCTTGGGTGATTGA
- a CDS encoding methyl-accepting chemotaxis protein, whose protein sequence is MTDPREIVELSYAIRKMADAKIEDINDINRETTILALNALIEAARAGEAGRGFAVVANQVKQVSTNIGDITQSLTKELSGSLSELTSLGDVMIQQIQRHESQRCIDLALNMIDIIDRNLYERSCDVRWWATDAAVVNCALNGDVDACQHAAERLSVILDSYTVYLDIWITDVQGNILANGRGDRYPLRQQNVRHLDAFRQAINTRSGADYAAADIMTLPQLHHAAVATYGTAIREGGSNTGRVLGSLLIFFDWAPQAAAVVNNVRLSKEEWTRSRCMILDSKHRVIASSDANAQPGEAFRLNTQGQNSGSWQPENGRQVAFALTPGYESYQGLGWYGVIEQREAQSPKR, encoded by the coding sequence ATGACTGATCCGCGTGAAATTGTTGAACTCAGCTATGCCATTCGAAAAATGGCGGATGCCAAAATTGAAGACATTAATGATATTAATCGGGAAACCACCATACTGGCTCTTAATGCTCTAATTGAAGCCGCACGAGCGGGAGAGGCGGGCCGCGGCTTTGCCGTAGTGGCAAATCAGGTTAAACAGGTATCAACCAATATTGGGGACATCACGCAAAGTCTAACCAAAGAGTTATCTGGTTCGCTGTCAGAGCTGACCTCACTCGGAGATGTGATGATTCAGCAGATCCAGCGCCATGAAAGCCAACGCTGTATCGATTTGGCGCTCAATATGATCGACATTATTGATCGCAATCTCTATGAACGTTCTTGCGATGTGCGCTGGTGGGCGACAGATGCCGCGGTAGTTAATTGTGCACTGAATGGCGATGTAGATGCATGCCAACATGCGGCCGAGCGGTTATCGGTGATTCTGGATAGCTATACGGTTTATCTCGATATCTGGATAACCGATGTGCAAGGCAATATTCTCGCCAACGGGCGTGGTGACCGTTATCCACTGCGCCAACAGAATGTTCGTCACCTTGACGCCTTCCGCCAGGCCATTAACACCCGCAGCGGTGCTGATTATGCTGCCGCAGACATCATGACACTACCGCAATTGCATCATGCCGCAGTGGCGACCTATGGCACCGCGATCCGTGAGGGTGGAAGCAACACAGGGCGCGTGCTGGGCAGTCTACTGATATTCTTTGACTGGGCGCCGCAAGCCGCCGCCGTAGTGAATAATGTCCGCCTGAGCAAAGAGGAGTGGACACGCTCACGCTGTATGATTCTTGATTCAAAACATCGCGTCATCGCCAGTTCCGATGCAAACGCGCAGCCTGGCGAGGCTTTTCGCTTGAACACACAGGGGCAAAACTCAGGCAGCTGGCAGCCTGAAAATGGACGCCAGGTCGCTTTTGCCCTGACGCCCGGTTACGAGAGCTATCAGGGATTAGGTTGGTACGGCGTGATTGAACAGCGTGAGGCTCAATCACCCAAGCGATGA